From Argopecten irradians isolate NY chromosome 2, Ai_NY, whole genome shotgun sequence, the proteins below share one genomic window:
- the LOC138317050 gene encoding neuronal acetylcholine receptor subunit alpha-7-like, which produces MTSHTMIFILFLLSVSVTFISGGTHGDFKRLHQVLTTDYNKDLRPTLNSSEPTNIKVRFFLLSLNEFEEKMSKLSIVGAFALSWNDFQLEWNPGDYGNITRMFFPQSSVWKPDLLLINPYQKISPLGFSDMKLYVIHNGHVFWSPPDVFEVTCQADVTFYPFDEQTCSLYFGVYMHTELEVVLDLPARGINLRHYTTNSLWDLKHTSMTQRDPSSLKLILVLQRRSMYQVINTILPFCVLGLLNIMVFLLPAESGERIGFSVTILLAIAVFMTIVADTLPGTSEPSFPRLCYLLTAELVINMLVTVLTILVLRLHHKPEHQTIPAWMEYVKTKLLCGYKKGDSK; this is translated from the coding sequence atgacaTCCCATACAATGATTTTCATACTGTTTCTTCTCTCCGTGTCAGTTACTTTTATCAGCGGAGGAACGCATGGTGATTTTAAACGACTCCATCAGGTACTAACGACTGATTACAACAAAGACCTGCGTCCAACATTGAATTCATCCGAGCCGACAAATATAAAAGTgcgtttttttcttctttctttaaatgaatttgagGAAAAGATGAGCAAGTTGTCAATTGTCGGAGCATTTGCCTTGAGTTGGAATGATTTCCAACTGGAATGGAACCCAGGTGACTATGGCAATATCACGCGTATGTTTTTCCCACAGAGTTCAGTTTGGAAACCCGACCTActacttataaatccttatCAGAAGATCTCGCCTTTAGGCTTTAGCGATATGAAGCTATATGTCATTCACAACGGCCATGTGTTTTGGTCACCTCCGGACGTTTTTGAAGTTACATGCCAAGCTGATGTCACATTCTACCCGTTTGATGAGCAAACGTGTTCCTTATATTTTGGTGTCTATATGCACACCGAATTGGAGGTCGTGTTGGATTTACCAGCACGTGGTATTAACCTTCGACATTATACGACAAACAGTCTCTGGGATTTAAAACATACCAGCATGACTCAACGTGATCCGTCCTCATTGAAACTCATCCTGGTACTTCAACGACGGTCTATGTATCAAGTTATAAACACCATACTACCATTTTGTGTTTTGGGACTGTTGAACATCATGGTGTTTCTACTTCCAGCCGAATCAGGTGAACGCATTGGTTTTTCCGTGACCATTCTTTTGGCCATTGCTGTGTTTATGACAATTGTAGCGGACACTCTGCCCGGAACTAGCGAACCATCATTCCCGCGACTGTGCTATCTTTTGACAGCAGAACTTGTCATCAATATGCTCGTGACTGTACTTACAATCCTTGTGTTAAGATTACACCACAAGCCTGAACATCAAACGATACCTGCCTGGATGGAATACGTAAAAACAAAACTGTTATGTGGGTATAAAAAGGGAGATTCAAAATAA